One Methylobacterium oryzae DNA window includes the following coding sequences:
- a CDS encoding COX15/CtaA family protein — MDMSGAGDRRSGAVRTWLYVVAALVVAMVAVGGATRLTGSGLSITEWRPVTGAIPPLTEADWAAEFAKYKDTPQYNILNQGMGLSAFKVLYGWEWGHRLLGRVIGLVFFLPLIVFWWQGRISRRLGLGLLGLGALGGLQGAIGWIMVASGLQPGMTAVAPLKLALHLTTASLILAGLVWLAAGQRPGVLAPAPARLRATALLLPILVLVQIFLGGLVAGSHAGLVYNTWPTMDGHLVPPLDSLFAIRPWIENFIDNHALVQFDHRVTAYLVFVVAVLHAVDAWLTGPKSAAGRATGVVILVLAQMALGIATLLLAVPLWAALAHQVLAMAVLTMATVHARLGRGSGLVEPAAAEPPLGFEGLAAGRI, encoded by the coding sequence ATGGACATGAGCGGCGCGGGCGACCGGCGGTCGGGGGCGGTGCGAACCTGGCTCTACGTGGTCGCGGCCCTGGTGGTCGCCATGGTGGCGGTCGGCGGTGCGACGCGGCTGACCGGGTCCGGCCTGTCGATCACCGAGTGGCGCCCCGTCACGGGCGCGATCCCGCCGCTGACGGAGGCAGACTGGGCGGCCGAGTTCGCCAAGTACAAGGACACGCCGCAATACAACATCCTCAACCAGGGGATGGGATTGTCCGCCTTCAAGGTGCTGTACGGCTGGGAATGGGGCCATCGCCTGCTCGGCCGGGTGATCGGCCTCGTGTTCTTCCTGCCGCTAATCGTGTTCTGGTGGCAGGGCCGGATCAGCCGGCGGCTCGGCCTCGGCCTGCTCGGTCTAGGCGCGCTCGGCGGCCTCCAGGGCGCCATCGGCTGGATCATGGTCGCCTCGGGCCTCCAGCCCGGCATGACGGCCGTGGCGCCGCTCAAGCTCGCCCTGCACCTCACCACCGCGAGCCTGATCCTGGCCGGGCTGGTCTGGCTGGCCGCGGGCCAGCGCCCCGGCGTCCTGGCGCCCGCCCCGGCGCGCCTGCGGGCGACCGCCCTGCTGCTGCCGATCCTGGTCCTGGTGCAGATCTTCCTCGGTGGCCTCGTCGCCGGCTCGCATGCCGGCCTCGTCTACAACACATGGCCGACCATGGACGGCCATCTCGTCCCTCCGTTGGACAGCCTGTTCGCGATCCGGCCGTGGATCGAGAATTTCATCGACAACCACGCCTTGGTTCAGTTCGACCACCGGGTGACGGCCTACCTCGTCTTCGTCGTGGCGGTGCTGCACGCCGTCGACGCCTGGCTCACCGGCCCGAAGAGCGCGGCCGGGCGGGCCACGGGGGTCGTCATCCTCGTCCTCGCCCAGATGGCGCTTGGGATCGCGACGCTGCTCCTCGCCGTGCCCCTCTGGGCGGCGCTCGCGCATCAGGTGCTCGCCATGGCGGTGCTCACGATGGCCACCGTCCATGCCCGCCTCGGCCGGGGATCCGGCTTGGTCGAGCCCGCAGCCGCCGAGCCGCCGCTGGGCTTCGAGGGGCTCGCCGCCGGCCGCATCTAG
- a CDS encoding DUF2842 domain-containing protein, whose translation MRRRTRTLIGTLAILVFVCLYGPLAMTLADSRISETPAAVQAVIYSILGIAWIFPLMPLIRWMERPDR comes from the coding sequence ATGCGCCGCCGCACCCGGACCCTGATCGGCACCCTCGCCATCCTGGTCTTCGTCTGCCTCTACGGGCCGCTGGCGATGACCCTGGCCGATAGCCGCATCTCGGAGACGCCGGCGGCGGTGCAGGCGGTGATCTACTCGATCCTCGGCATCGCGTGGATCTTCCCACTGATGCCGCTGATCCGGTGGATGGAGCGGCCCGATCGCTGA
- the aat gene encoding leucyl/phenylalanyl-tRNA--protein transferase, producing MHDTARVDITPEILLKAYAAGIFPMAEDADDPTLYWVEPKARGVLPLDTFRVPRRLARTVRSDQFVVRCDTDFDGVIDGCAAPRRDSERTWINGRIRELYGALFDIGHVHTVEVYAGADGRLVGGLYGVSLGAAFFGESMFHEVRDASKVALVHLMARLRAGRYRLADTQFVTDHLSQFGAEEVPRHVYKRRLAEALDQVADWNVWPGDGSVPGTRVLEALEAPDRR from the coding sequence ATGCACGACACCGCCCGCGTGGACATCACCCCTGAGATCCTGCTGAAGGCCTACGCGGCGGGCATCTTCCCGATGGCGGAGGATGCCGACGATCCCACGCTCTACTGGGTCGAACCCAAGGCGCGCGGCGTTCTGCCCCTCGACACGTTCCGCGTTCCCCGGCGCCTCGCCCGGACGGTGCGGTCCGACCAGTTCGTGGTCCGCTGCGACACCGATTTCGACGGGGTGATCGACGGCTGCGCTGCGCCCCGGCGGGACAGCGAGCGCACCTGGATCAACGGGCGGATCCGCGAGCTCTACGGCGCCCTGTTCGACATCGGCCACGTCCACACGGTCGAGGTCTACGCGGGCGCGGACGGCCGGCTCGTCGGCGGCCTGTACGGCGTCTCGCTGGGGGCGGCCTTCTTCGGCGAGAGCATGTTCCACGAGGTCCGCGACGCCTCGAAGGTCGCCCTCGTCCACCTGATGGCCCGCCTGCGCGCCGGGCGCTACCGGCTCGCCGATACCCAATTCGTCACCGACCACCTGTCGCAGTTCGGTGCCGAGGAGGTGCCGCGCCACGTCTACAAGCGCCGCCTCGCCGAGGCTCTCGATCAGGTCGCCGACTGGAACGTCTGGCCCGGCGACGGTTCGGTTCCGGGTACGCGGGTCCTCGAGGCGCTCGAAGCTCCGGATCGCCGTTAG
- the accC gene encoding acetyl-CoA carboxylase biotin carboxylase subunit yields the protein MFDKILIANRGEIALRILRAAKELGIATVAVHSTADADAMHVRLADESVCIGPPAARDSYLNIPSIIAACEITGADAVHPGYGFLSENARFAEVLAHHQIGFIGPKAQHIRTMGDKIEAKRTALKLGIPCVPGSEGGVDDIDTAKRVAAGIGYPVLVKAAAGGGGRGMKVARSEADLEQAIGMAKSEAKAAFGDDAVYLEKYLEKPRHIEVQVLGDGRGGAVHLAERDCSLQRRHQKVWEEGGSPALNESMRAEIGGICANAMKELGYLGAGTIEFLYEDGRFYFIEMNTRIQVEHPVTEMITGIDLVIEQIQVASGGPLSVSQADIKVEGHAIECRINAEHPETFRPSPGEITHYHTPGGLGVRVDSAAFQGYRIPPNYDSLIGKLIVHGRTRNECLMRLRRALDEFVIDGIDTTLPLFRTLVRNPDVQNGLYDIHWLEHFLEDGGMKA from the coding sequence ATGTTCGACAAGATCCTGATCGCGAACCGCGGCGAGATCGCCCTGCGCATCCTGCGGGCGGCGAAGGAGCTCGGGATCGCTACCGTGGCGGTCCACTCCACCGCCGACGCGGACGCGATGCACGTGCGCCTCGCCGACGAGAGCGTCTGCATCGGGCCACCGGCCGCCCGCGACAGCTACCTCAACATCCCGTCGATCATCGCGGCCTGCGAGATCACCGGGGCCGATGCCGTGCATCCCGGCTACGGCTTCCTGTCGGAGAATGCCCGCTTCGCCGAGGTTCTGGCCCATCACCAGATCGGCTTCATCGGACCCAAGGCGCAGCACATCCGCACCATGGGCGACAAGATCGAGGCCAAGCGCACGGCGCTGAAGCTCGGCATCCCGTGCGTGCCGGGCTCCGAGGGTGGCGTCGACGACATCGACACGGCCAAGCGCGTGGCTGCCGGGATCGGCTACCCGGTGCTCGTCAAGGCGGCGGCTGGCGGCGGCGGCCGCGGCATGAAGGTCGCGCGCTCCGAGGCCGACCTCGAGCAGGCGATCGGCATGGCCAAGTCCGAGGCCAAGGCCGCCTTCGGCGACGACGCGGTCTATCTCGAGAAATACCTGGAGAAGCCCCGGCACATCGAGGTGCAGGTGCTCGGCGACGGCCGCGGCGGCGCCGTGCACCTCGCCGAGCGCGACTGCTCCCTCCAGCGCCGACACCAGAAGGTCTGGGAGGAAGGCGGCTCGCCGGCCCTCAACGAGTCGATGCGCGCCGAGATCGGCGGCATCTGCGCCAACGCCATGAAGGAGCTCGGCTACCTCGGCGCCGGAACCATCGAGTTCCTCTACGAGGACGGACGCTTCTACTTCATCGAGATGAACACCCGCATCCAGGTCGAGCATCCGGTCACCGAGATGATCACCGGGATCGACCTCGTCATCGAGCAGATCCAGGTCGCCTCGGGCGGCCCGCTGTCGGTGAGCCAGGCGGACATCAAGGTCGAGGGCCACGCCATCGAGTGCCGGATCAACGCCGAGCACCCGGAGACCTTCCGGCCGTCGCCCGGCGAGATCACCCACTACCACACGCCCGGCGGCCTCGGCGTCCGGGTCGATTCGGCCGCGTTCCAGGGCTATCGCATCCCGCCGAACTACGATTCGCTGATCGGCAAGCTGATCGTCCACGGCCGGACCCGCAACGAGTGCCTGATGCGCCTGCGGCGCGCCCTGGACGAGTTCGTCATCGACGGGATCGACACGACGCTGCCGCTGTTCCGGACGCTGGTCCGCAACCCGGACGTGCAAAACGGCCTTTACGACATTCACTGGCTGGAGCATTTCCTGGAAGACGGCGGCATGAAAGCCTGA
- the accB gene encoding acetyl-CoA carboxylase biotin carboxyl carrier protein: MPKNDAIDPELVRELANLVTETGLSEIEVEKGDLRIRVARRLEPVSVQVAAPAPLAAVAPPPVSAPAASSPLAPAEPARAQPGTVPSPMVGTAYLRPSPDAKAFVDVGSTVAVGDKLLLIEAMKTFNEIVAPRAGTISAIFVEDGQPVEFGEALLVIT; this comes from the coding sequence ATGCCAAAGAACGACGCCATCGATCCCGAGCTCGTGCGCGAGCTCGCCAACCTCGTGACCGAGACCGGCCTGTCCGAGATCGAGGTCGAGAAGGGCGACCTGCGCATCCGCGTGGCGCGGCGGCTCGAGCCCGTGAGCGTGCAGGTCGCGGCGCCCGCGCCGCTCGCGGCCGTCGCCCCGCCTCCGGTTTCCGCGCCCGCCGCGTCGTCTCCCCTCGCCCCGGCCGAGCCGGCCCGCGCGCAGCCCGGCACCGTGCCCTCGCCGATGGTCGGGACCGCCTATCTCCGCCCCTCGCCCGACGCCAAGGCCTTCGTGGATGTCGGCTCGACGGTCGCGGTCGGCGACAAGCTGCTGCTGATCGAGGCGATGAAGACCTTCAACGAGATCGTGGCGCCCCGCGCCGGCACGATCAGCGCCATCTTCGTCGAGGACGGTCAGCCGGTCGAGTTCGGCGAGGCCCTGCTCGTCATCACCTAG
- a CDS encoding DsbA family protein, whose product MPFIRPLPALVLALGLVAVPALAQTATPPAAPFTDAQRAGIEAIVKDYLIKHPEVLQEALAEAEKQQAETQRLAQAAALKESREALHNGPHDVVAGNPSGDVTLVEFFDYNCGYCRKALGDIQALIKSDPKLRVVIKDFPVLGPESLEASQVAVAVRQQLKGDKLFEFHQKLLETKGRVNGARAIQVAKDMGVDTAKLQKDMASPEVKAALSENRGLGDRLGLSGTPAFIIGDEVIPGAVGVEPMRKTIADVRQCGHASC is encoded by the coding sequence ATGCCCTTCATCCGCCCCCTGCCCGCGCTGGTCCTGGCGCTCGGCCTCGTCGCCGTCCCGGCCCTCGCGCAGACCGCGACGCCCCCCGCCGCGCCGTTCACCGACGCGCAGCGCGCCGGCATCGAGGCGATCGTCAAGGACTACCTGATCAAGCATCCCGAGGTGCTCCAGGAGGCCCTCGCCGAGGCCGAGAAGCAGCAGGCCGAGACGCAGCGCCTGGCCCAGGCCGCCGCCCTCAAGGAGTCGCGCGAGGCTCTCCACAACGGTCCCCACGACGTCGTTGCCGGCAACCCGTCGGGCGACGTCACGCTGGTCGAGTTCTTCGATTACAATTGCGGCTACTGCCGCAAGGCCCTAGGCGACATCCAGGCGCTGATCAAATCCGACCCGAAGCTGCGGGTGGTCATCAAGGACTTCCCGGTCCTCGGCCCGGAATCGCTGGAGGCCAGCCAGGTCGCCGTCGCGGTGCGCCAGCAGCTGAAGGGCGACAAGCTGTTCGAGTTTCATCAGAAGCTTCTGGAGACCAAGGGCCGGGTGAACGGCGCCCGCGCGATCCAGGTCGCCAAGGACATGGGCGTCGACACGGCCAAGCTGCAGAAGGACATGGCCTCCCCCGAGGTGAAGGCCGCGCTCAGCGAGAACCGCGGCCTCGGCGACCGCCTGGGCCTGTCGGGCACGCCGGCTTTCATCATCGGCGACGAGGTGATCCCGGGCGCCGTCGGCGTCGAGCCGATGCGCAAGACCATCGCCGACGTGCGCCAGTGCGGCCACGCCTCCTGCTGA
- a CDS encoding pyridoxal phosphate-dependent aminotransferase, with product MIPISRRAAAVQPFLAMDVMAAAAAKARAGSDVVRMEVGQPSAPAPRAVIAAAQGALATGRVPYTEALGLPSLRARIARDYAERHGVAVSPERVVITTGSSAGFILAFMSLFDSGARVAVPQPGYPAYRSILAALDLVPAPMVLRAEDRFAPTAALLRETHARAPVSGALVMSPANPSGTVITEGALQDLCAAARGLGLPLISDEIYHGLSYGEPTVTALRFDPDAVVINSFSKYHCMTGWRVGWMVVPEALVRPIERLAQNLYISAPYLSQVGALAAFDATDELDAVRDGYARNRAILLDALPALGLGRVHPADGAFYLYADVSNLTNDASDFCRRMLDEAHVAATPGLDFDPDVGNHHVRFSFAGSETECREAARRLKAWLR from the coding sequence ATGATCCCGATCTCCCGGCGCGCCGCCGCCGTCCAGCCGTTCCTCGCGATGGATGTCATGGCCGCCGCCGCCGCCAAGGCGCGGGCCGGCAGCGACGTGGTGCGGATGGAGGTCGGCCAGCCGTCGGCGCCGGCGCCCCGGGCGGTCATCGCGGCCGCGCAGGGGGCGCTCGCGACCGGCCGCGTGCCCTACACCGAGGCCCTGGGCCTGCCGTCCCTGCGCGCCCGCATCGCCCGGGACTACGCGGAGCGGCACGGCGTCGCGGTGAGCCCGGAGCGCGTGGTGATCACCACCGGATCCTCGGCCGGCTTCATCCTCGCCTTCATGAGCCTGTTCGACTCCGGCGCCCGGGTCGCCGTCCCGCAGCCCGGCTATCCCGCCTATCGCAGCATCCTGGCCGCCCTCGACCTCGTGCCGGCGCCGATGGTGCTGCGCGCCGAGGACCGCTTCGCGCCGACCGCCGCCCTGCTGCGCGAGACCCACGCCCGCGCGCCAGTCTCCGGGGCACTGGTGATGAGCCCGGCGAACCCCTCCGGCACAGTCATTACGGAGGGCGCCCTGCAGGATCTCTGCGCGGCGGCGCGCGGCCTCGGCCTGCCGCTGATCTCCGACGAGATCTATCACGGCCTCAGCTACGGCGAGCCCACCGTCACGGCCCTGCGCTTCGACCCCGACGCGGTCGTGATCAACTCGTTCTCGAAGTACCACTGCATGACCGGCTGGCGCGTCGGCTGGATGGTCGTGCCGGAGGCGCTGGTCCGCCCGATCGAGCGGCTGGCCCAGAACCTCTACATCTCGGCGCCGTACCTGTCGCAGGTCGGCGCCCTGGCGGCCTTCGATGCGACGGACGAACTCGACGCCGTTCGCGACGGCTACGCACGCAACCGCGCGATCCTCCTGGACGCGCTGCCGGCCCTCGGCCTCGGCCGCGTCCACCCGGCCGACGGCGCCTTCTACCTCTACGCGGACGTCTCGAACCTCACCAACGACGCCTCGGACTTCTGCCGGCGCATGCTCGACGAGGCGCACGTCGCGGCGACGCCGGGCCTCGATTTCGATCCGGACGTGGGCAACCATCACGTCCGCTTCTCCTTCGCGGGCTCGGAGACCGAGTGCCGCGAGGCGGCGCGGCGCCTGAAGGCGTGGCTGCGCTGA
- the gph gene encoding phosphoglycolate phosphatase (PGP is an essential enzyme in the glycolate salvage pathway in higher organisms (photorespiration in plants). Phosphoglycolate results from the oxidase activity of RubisCO in the Calvin cycle when concentrations of carbon dioxide are low relative to oxygen. This enzyme is a member of the Haloacid Dehalogenase (HAD) superfamily of aspartate-nucleophile hydrolase enzymes (PF00702).), producing the protein MSTESTRKPPIAVFDLDGTLAETAGDLIGTLNVLMKREGLAELPLSQARGLIGAGARALIRRGFEAEGRPLSPEDHDRLFDAFIAHYGAHLADTSHLFPGVVEALDALEAAGFRLAVCTNKYEGQSVELLRLLGIGHRFAAICGRDTFPQSKPDPRHLTGTIARADGDPARAVMVGDSRTDIDTAKAAGIPVVAVTFGYTDRPVAELGPDRVIEHFSELVEAVGALVPVA; encoded by the coding sequence ATGTCTACCGAATCGACGCGCAAGCCCCCGATCGCCGTTTTCGACCTGGACGGGACGCTCGCTGAGACCGCGGGCGACCTTATCGGCACCCTCAACGTGCTGATGAAGCGCGAGGGATTGGCCGAGCTGCCCCTCTCGCAGGCGCGCGGGCTGATCGGCGCCGGCGCCCGGGCGCTGATCCGGCGGGGTTTCGAGGCCGAGGGCCGGCCACTCTCGCCGGAGGACCACGACCGGCTGTTCGACGCCTTCATTGCCCATTACGGGGCGCACCTCGCCGACACGTCCCACCTCTTCCCGGGCGTCGTCGAGGCGCTCGACGCCCTCGAGGCGGCGGGTTTCCGGCTCGCGGTCTGCACCAACAAGTACGAGGGGCAGTCGGTCGAGCTGCTGCGCCTCCTCGGCATCGGCCACCGCTTCGCGGCGATCTGCGGTCGGGACACCTTCCCGCAGTCGAAGCCCGACCCCCGCCACCTGACCGGCACCATCGCCCGCGCCGACGGCGATCCGGCCCGCGCCGTGATGGTGGGCGATTCCCGCACCGACATCGACACCGCCAAGGCCGCCGGGATCCCGGTGGTGGCGGTCACCTTCGGCTACACCGACCGCCCGGTCGCCGAGCTCGGGCCCGACCGGGTGATCGAGCACTTCTCGGAGCTGGTCGAGGCGGTCGGCGCGCTCGTGCCGGTGGCCTGA
- the rpiA gene encoding ribose-5-phosphate isomerase RpiA, which yields MSGPDLRRAAAARALDLVEPGMRLGLGTGSTAAAFVALLGERVRAGLDIVGVPTSEATRAQAEGLGIRLATLDEQPELDLTIDGADEVDDRLRLIKGGGAALLREKIVACASHRMVVIADAAKHVARLGAFPLPIEVNPFGLKATHRAVEAAIAGTGCSGEVRLRALTDGKPLVTDGGHYILDARLGAIPDPEALGAALWAVPGVVEHGLFLGIADAAILAAARDGQAEVTVLGSLT from the coding sequence GTGAGTGGGCCGGACCTGCGGCGGGCCGCGGCCGCCCGCGCCCTCGACCTCGTCGAACCGGGCATGCGGCTCGGCCTCGGCACGGGCTCCACGGCGGCGGCCTTCGTGGCGCTCCTCGGCGAGCGCGTCCGCGCCGGCCTCGACATCGTCGGCGTCCCGACCTCCGAGGCCACGCGCGCGCAGGCCGAGGGCCTGGGCATCCGCCTCGCGACCCTGGACGAGCAGCCCGAGCTCGACCTGACCATCGACGGCGCCGACGAGGTCGACGACCGGCTGCGCCTGATCAAGGGCGGCGGCGCGGCACTCCTGCGCGAGAAGATCGTCGCCTGCGCGAGCCATCGCATGGTGGTGATCGCCGACGCGGCCAAGCACGTGGCGCGGCTGGGCGCCTTCCCGCTCCCGATCGAGGTCAATCCCTTCGGCCTCAAGGCCACGCACCGGGCCGTCGAGGCCGCAATCGCCGGGACCGGCTGCTCCGGCGAGGTCCGGCTGCGCGCCCTGACGGATGGCAAGCCCCTGGTCACCGACGGAGGCCATTACATCCTCGACGCGCGCCTCGGAGCGATTCCTGATCCGGAGGCCCTCGGCGCCGCCCTCTGGGCCGTGCCGGGCGTCGTCGAGCACGGTCTGTTCCTCGGCATCGCCGACGCCGCGATCCTGGCGGCGGCGCGGGACGGGCAGGCCGAGGTCACCGTTCTCGGCAGCCTCACCTGA
- a CDS encoding DUF2059 domain-containing protein: MSRRLTAVPGLALSLALGLALPALPHAAVAQPQKAAQAKPAAQPAAGAPAANSPAAATYTPAHLALAREVMLSSGIARSFDSVLPAFADQIRKQAVTRPELSKDLEEVLASLQPEMELQKQRMIDIAARTYASKFSETELKEIATFFRSPAGKHYVEAQPQLLDEMVQEMQDWTQDVSEYVMVRVRAEMGKRGHQMQ; encoded by the coding sequence ATGTCCCGTCGCCTCACCGCCGTGCCAGGCCTCGCGCTCAGCCTCGCGCTCGGCCTCGCGCTCCCGGCGCTCCCCCACGCGGCGGTCGCGCAGCCGCAGAAGGCCGCGCAGGCCAAGCCGGCGGCGCAGCCGGCCGCCGGCGCCCCCGCGGCCAACAGCCCGGCCGCGGCCACCTACACGCCGGCCCACCTCGCCCTGGCCCGCGAGGTGATGCTCAGCTCCGGCATCGCCCGGTCGTTCGACTCGGTGCTGCCGGCCTTCGCCGACCAGATCCGCAAGCAGGCGGTCACCCGTCCCGAGCTGTCCAAGGACCTCGAGGAGGTCCTGGCCTCCCTGCAGCCGGAGATGGAACTGCAGAAGCAGCGCATGATCGACATCGCGGCGCGCACCTACGCGTCGAAGTTCTCGGAAACCGAGTTGAAGGAGATCGCAACCTTCTTCCGCTCGCCCGCCGGCAAGCACTACGTCGAGGCGCAGCCGCAGCTCCTCGACGAGATGGTGCAGGAGATGCAGGACTGGACGCAGGACGTCTCCGAATACGTCATGGTCCGCGTCCGTGCCGAGATGGGCAAGCGCGGACACCAGATGCAGTGA
- a CDS encoding O-antigen ligase family protein gives MRAAGRMYAAGGALLAAMPLAMVLANRSSPLVVGLAALAFLAGRWAEDASALRRALLSPLRTPLAGAALAFLAWALVSLAWSPFEAASLRVLGEFIPTLLAAYLLACLAPGRIPAFAPRLGAIAIALAGLLIAVDLASDLALERALGRRVAAFVHNRPALTLDLVAGPLALVLWKDRARGLAAATLAFASLGVVRSISGAAQLGLLAGAAMATLALSLPRRVGIGLAGLGLGLALVLAPVEGDLLARAMPEAAHERLVQSSSRARVAIARSFGAAVAADPWRGAGVGTSARFAETAVAQTVPPEMRVLLGVGHPHNSFLQVWAELGLPGAILAALTAMLMLARIARLPRPDRAAALGLVACAASIAFVEHNGWAAWWTAGLGAAITWMRAAPRGGAIVRSERDGPA, from the coding sequence ATGAGAGCGGCCGGCCGCATGTACGCGGCGGGCGGCGCGCTCCTCGCGGCCATGCCGCTCGCCATGGTGCTGGCCAACCGGTCGAGCCCGCTGGTCGTCGGGCTGGCGGCGCTCGCCTTCCTGGCCGGACGATGGGCGGAGGACGCGTCCGCCCTGCGCCGCGCGCTGCTGTCCCCGCTGCGGACGCCGCTCGCCGGGGCGGCGCTCGCCTTCCTGGCCTGGGCGCTGGTCTCGCTGGCCTGGAGCCCGTTCGAGGCGGCCTCCCTGCGGGTGCTGGGCGAATTCATCCCGACGCTGCTTGCCGCCTACCTGCTGGCCTGCCTCGCGCCCGGCCGGATCCCGGCCTTCGCGCCGCGGCTCGGCGCGATCGCGATCGCGCTGGCGGGACTCCTGATCGCGGTGGATCTCGCCTCGGATCTGGCCCTGGAGCGAGCCCTCGGGCGCCGGGTCGCGGCCTTCGTGCACAACCGGCCGGCCCTGACCCTCGACCTCGTGGCCGGCCCGCTGGCCCTCGTCCTCTGGAAGGACCGCGCCCGCGGCCTCGCCGCCGCGACGCTCGCCTTCGCGAGCCTCGGCGTGGTCCGCTCGATCAGCGGCGCCGCCCAGCTCGGTCTCCTGGCGGGCGCCGCGATGGCGACCCTCGCGCTTTCGCTGCCCAGGCGGGTCGGCATAGGCCTCGCCGGACTCGGTCTCGGCCTCGCGCTGGTCCTCGCCCCGGTCGAGGGTGACCTCCTCGCCCGCGCCATGCCGGAGGCCGCCCACGAGCGCCTCGTCCAGTCCTCGTCCCGGGCCCGAGTCGCGATCGCGCGCAGCTTCGGGGCCGCGGTGGCGGCCGATCCCTGGCGCGGCGCGGGCGTCGGCACCAGCGCGCGCTTCGCCGAGACAGCCGTCGCGCAGACGGTGCCGCCGGAGATGCGCGTTCTCCTCGGGGTCGGGCACCCGCACAACAGCTTCCTGCAGGTCTGGGCCGAACTCGGCCTGCCCGGCGCGATCCTCGCTGCGCTGACCGCGATGCTGATGCTCGCCCGGATCGCGCGGCTGCCGCGGCCGGACCGCGCGGCGGCGCTCGGCCTCGTGGCCTGCGCGGCTTCGATCGCCTTCGTCGAGCACAACGGCTGGGCCGCGTGGTGGACGGCGGGGCTCGGCGCTGCCATCACCTGGATGCGCGCGGCCCCTCGGGGCGGCGCGATCGTGAGATCCGAGCGGGACGGTCCGGCATGA